The Danio aesculapii chromosome 7, fDanAes4.1, whole genome shotgun sequence DNA window TTTGAACGTCCCTGTGGAAAGTTGGTCATCTGGATGTTGTCCCCTTGTAGTCCTGGATTGTAGTATCCAAATCCATCATACTTCAGGTCAAGTGGCTCACTGTTATCCAGTCGGAGAACTTTGAAAAGATGAGACAAACAATAAGAGTATAAGACATTCCAGTGGGGAAAAATCTCTATTATGTTTAAAGAATGTTCAGATATTATGTTCAAAGTGAACCAAAGGATACCAGGATTGTTTATTACCTGGATCAGGTGACGTCTCTTCCACCAGTTTGCTGTGTGAGAAGTCTCTTCTGTTCTTGCGATTCAGGAAGATAAAAGCTCCCAAAGCAATGACTCCCACTATGACGCCAAGGATAAGGACAACAGCCCATGCCTGCCCATTCTTGTTCTTGGAAACTTCCGTAACTGTATCTGAGGATGAACCTGTAAAGACCaatgtcatatttattttaacaaataaacaaacttctTTATCCAAAGATGGCCCTCagtaaaaacaatgctaaaacaaCCTAGACTTTTAACAAACTTCTGGAGCTTAGGGTTAAGCAGAAAgactgagcaaaaaataaatgattacccTATTTAGCAGTTTGTTAACATGTTGCTGTAGCTTAAAGgttttaatttacaaaaacaattagcggatggcacagtggctcagtggttagcactgtggcctcacagcaagaaggtcgctggttcgagtcctggctgggccagttggcatttttgtgtggagtttgtatgttttccccgtgtttgcgtgggcttTCCTCCGGGGGCCCTGGTTTAGTTtattgaataaacgaaattggtcgtagtgtagtatgtgtgtgaacgtgagagtgtatgggtgtttcccagtactgggttgcagctggaagggcatccgctgtgtaaaacatatgctggataagttggcggttcattccgctgtggcgactgctgatgaataaagagactaagtcgaaggaaaatgaatgaatgaaattaattagcatgttagcaaTTAGCATGGCATGTTTTGAGCTAGTTTTAACAGCTGATGTTTTAACATTTAGTtataatgaattagcatgttaatagcatgttttgttccaaagacatgtggtacaggtaaattgggtaggctaaattgtccatagtgtatgagtgtgaatgagtgtgtatggatgtttcccagagatgggttgcagctggaacttatgctggataagttggcagttcattccgctgtggcgaccccagattaataaagggacttagccgaaaagaaaatgaatgaatgaatgatttgtaaccacttgaagatgagtaaatggtgaaactgttcctttaacatgttgctaacatgaatacacacaaaacaaaactttagcATGTAGAAACACATGGctacattttattatttgctaacatgtttttaaaatgttttaacatgtttttgcaTTCAAAAGCAATTAATTGGTGTACTTAACGGGATAGTTCactcataaatgtaaaataataaattattattcagTAGAAcaaaagagaagatattttgaagaatgttggaaactggtagcctttgtcatccatagtagaaatatagtactatggatgtcaatggctactggttaacaacatttttcaaaatatcttgaaaGAGGGCAACTCAAACAGTTTTGTAacaattaaaaaatctgattttgacTATGCAAATAACCCCTGTTCTGCTCAGTCCAGGACAGTTGGGACACAGACTGATTAGAGCTGTATTCAGGAAAAAGATGATGGAATTTGTTCTCCAGCAGTGTCAGGTGTTCTGGGCCACATGTGACCTGGAAAGGAGCCCCTCCCTGTAACTGCGGGGTGAACACCACTATTGTGAGGGAAGGTGAGGTGTTGGTAACTAGACACCCTGGCCCAGAGCAGACGACAAACAAAGCCCGAAACCCAACCCAACATAGAGGAACACCGGCAGATATGGCTTTTATGACTGAACTGAGAAGCTGAGAATGAGGGTTAGCTTGAGGaaagaaatgaaaacatttgtgatCCTTGTCAACTATGGAAACGGGGAGTCAAATACTGCATATAAAAGGTCAAAACACTATCAGTGTCCCAGATTTAGAGAGCATCTATTGTGTTTCAGAGTCAGGTACAtaggcaaagctgaattttcatcagTCGTTACAAAGGGAATTTGGTTGTTATTCCATTGTTCATTGTAACACGATCCTTCGGAAATCATTGTTTTGTTGCTTTGGTGCTCAAGTAATGACTCTTATCATTACACtgaaaacccaaaaagttaaggtaactcaaaccggtTGAGGTAACCAATTTCAGCAaattatttaagttcaaaaactaatcctaatgagtactgtcactgtcaacttaatccatttgcgtaaacgaagcaatttgaacacagtaaaccccaataaatgaagagaactcaaatctgtaaaatactgtaaaattaccatctgtaaatctgtaaaaatactgagtactgtaaaacccaatgagttaaggcaactcaaactgtttgaggaaaccaattgcgacaaaccatttaaaaaactaatctatatgagtactgtgaacttactccatttaagttgaaggaataaggtatttaatgaactcattgccttcaacactgagtagaattaactttctgtcaattttgagttaagtacactcatttcatttgataaagttgactgttgggttttacagtgtaccaatgTTAAAAACACTGGTGCTACTAATATATCTTTGATGAACAGAAAGAAAGTACatctttgatgaatagaaagtttgAAATGACACCATtgctttgaaaaataaatattttgtatcaTTCTTAATGGCATAATTTCTGACTGACTTAATGTATTCTTCGTTTTCAAAAAAgtacataaaaaactaaatgtaaataaaacaaaaaataatgactgATAATAAtgaaaagagtgaaaatgaaTGATCATACAATGAAAATAATGATATTTTGAACTTTTGTGTGCTTATTAACCTTATTTGTCATGTAATAGCAGGGTGTAAGATAAATTTGTAAATGTAACATCTCTGGTCTCCAGAGTCAATTGCTTCCATCTATTTTCTGCTGTACAAACAGCTCATTATGCTTCTTGATAAAGCAGATTGTTTTTTCTTACCATATTACTTTCATGTATTGTCTTAAgggggtagttcaccccaaaatgtaaaaaacaaaaatgctcactatttactcaccctttgtttcaaaactgtttttttcttctgttaaacacaaaagacgatattttaaagaaaggttGTCAATggttgttttcagctttcttcaaaatatcttcttttgtgtttaacagaagaaagaatctcaaacaggttttgaacaagtgaaacgTCAGGAAATGATGGCAGAGTTTTACTGTTCACCATGATGTgttattcttttgtttatttcctTCTACTGACTAATGAATCCAATGTCTCACACATTCACAAGGGATTACTTTCTTGTTGAATCATAATATCACATGATAAAACTCTTCAGCCACTGAATTGGCATTCATTATTAATTCTTCAGCAGTTCTGATATGTGAGTCTTACCTCTTTCAGAACTCTCTCTGGTGTCAATAGTCAGGTTTGCTTCAATATTCTTATTGTCCAGGACGGGTGTTGTGGCGTTTTCAGGGACTTCAGTTGGAGCTTCAGTTGGACTTTCTGTAGTTTTGTTCTGGATGCTGACCTCTTCTGTTGTGGTGGCTGGACTTTCAGTAGTGCTGTTAGTGGTCAAATTTTCAGAACCCGATTTCTCGAAGTTGCTCTCAGTGGTGATATTCTCAGGTTTTGGGGTGATATTTGTGCTATTAGGAGCAGATGTATTTGCGTTGAGCGTTTCATTGGATTCTGCTGTTGTATTTGACATCTCAGTGCTTGAGTTAAATGGGATCAAAGAAGGCGGTGGTGTAAAAACCagaccttcagaactgccttcctCTGTCTCATTACTAGACTGATCCAGGTTCTGATCCAGTTGTGTGGAATTCTGCTCCTGGGATTCCCCTCCGCTTAAAAATTGGTCAATTGGTTGGTCTTCATTTTCTGAACTGCTTGGGAAGGGTTGTGTGTCTTCAATGCTTATTGTGTCTTCCATACTTCCTCCCATTGGTTGATCAGTGGTTTCCAGACTAGATGGCTGTGTTTCATTGTCTTCAATTGCCTCATTGCTTCTTTCCCATTCTTTGGGTATAGCACCAGACACTTGTTGGAAAGACTGAAGTATCAAGAGAAGTGAAAGTGTGATGGCCAGTAGTGATTTCATGTTCGGTTCCtgccaaaataaaaaagttactttgTGACTGTGCGTATCTGTTTTAAATGTGACAAAACAGGATTTGTGCagatataagttttttttttcaaacattaatTAGCTCTTCCAAAAGTTAAAAATAGGGTATATACAGAAGGACTTTTGATTTTgtagtaacctgggtcaagcgcttccgCTGAACTGCATGCAGTTACAATATAGGCGCATTTaaggtttgttttctttaaaaatcaacgatcTCCACCTCCTGATTGATATATGATagaaagtgggtctcagattgtacaagaagcactgcattaaattacattttcctgtgccatgtttttaaaatatgaacattatttatttatttcaatggagtttctgcgctagcccgCTGATCCTGACGGGTGCATGCGTGAAAAccgcttttcatctcgttttatgcttgaacagctaaatgaatgctgtggtctatttaactgaatgcattgtaattacattacaacatcgacgCTGTAAAATGAAccatataaaattttaaaaagtcacattaactgttcactggaagtttatcggcatgggaagaaacactagttgtgcatataccctatagcaGAAATTCAGTGTGagatcaaataaacatttataaagtttattttgttAGTGCACATTGTTAATATTTAGCTTAACAATTTCCAAACAGATCCAATAACTGAAGAGATAATGCCAACCATTCGAAGACTTCAAGGACAACACacatttaatacacaaatacacatcattaaacatgtatatacacatagaCCTCACCTTTTTGGAAGGACACTACACTGTATAACTGAAACAAATTTTCTGAttttactgtaatgtaatgtactgtaaactaAACCTGCTTTGAAatactaattattttaaaaagcgcTATagtatgctgcggtcacactggacttttctccccatagacttccattcatacgcacgtatATGCGTCAGACCTAAAACTCAAGGTCgcgcgtcaagtttcgcagttcgtgtgttggaaagttcaagcttggtgaactgtgacctgcgaaatcgcatcacatgagtgcgtgagaccaatcgaagatcaaaacatgacctctctggacagaaatttaaaacataaaccaatcactcgcttttttaaatgtctaatcatcttgtttaatcccgccccttctcgcagcaccgtacgacaaaatttcacaagctcaaactctagtgtgaccgcagcttaagtgtagCAAGTAGGGTGGGGTCGAGAGCTGTAAGAGTTTTACTAAGGCCAGTAGCGTTAGTATTAACTACTGTCACCTGTGTGCGCCACTTGTCTCGAGTCCCATATTGGAGGTCTGGAAATTAAAAAATAGGACAGACTGTAGTGGAAGAGCAGAGAACACCAGAACTGAAttaaagtgaacaattaatccatacAAGTTAATTCAGTAAAACGTTTGACGATTTACTTCCGTGTTTGGAGTGGCAGCCCTTCAAtattgacgtcagtttgacagcttcagccacaatattcttaaccatgataTGAGGAATGATactcaaaaagaaagccccacctctattcaatattcagtttcagtatcAGTATTAATATTCTGAAGTTCTGAAATAAaggtctcagcaacttccagttcatgtggattttaaatttgtaaagtaATTCCATAGGTGTTGCATGCATTATATATCTTCATTAGTATTTGTACAGTCTAAGCATAATTATAAGATACATTTACTTAATTAAAGCCAAAACCCTGCActtatttgatttcatttgaattaataatatattttactatatttgttttgttgattattgttttgttgtttatctcTATTGATTTCATAGATTTATTGACAGAAATGTATTGTCATTCCTCCCAATGGGTTTATGGGTGTAGGGTGGTTATCcaatatttgtttaattctagTTTGAACTTGGGTATAACTTCAAATATTCAGATGGTGTTACCTCATGCTGTTTTTATCATATTTTCTCTGTTTGTTTATTAAAGCATGTGGAAGTAAAACCAAAATCTTGTATAAAagtaacattatatttattttaccactGTACTATTAAAGCTGGTATCAATCAAAACATAGCTAGAAAAATCAATCAACATTTGAGTGAAGCAAAAACCTAAGGTGCCTCTCATCTACACAATGAAAGTGCTCTTCGGTCTATTTCTGAGAAACTTCATTTTAGCAGTCCTTTGTTCAGTCCTTTTCACTGAAGTGTATCTAAGCCCTCTTGATGCAAGTGTAACATACACCATTCAACCATGTTACTGCATTGCAGTAACACAAGGTGAGCAACAATATTCTCAATTGTTTGTATGGAATAATTTGTACACACCCAAACTAAATTTAGATACACATTTTGAATGCCTTTTTTTGGTAAATCAAACCAGAACAAAGCGACTTCTTCTCAAATACTTCTAGAAATACTCTACTTTTGATGAGACGTTTAGATGGCGTGCAATGAAAGTTATgaattaattgatatttttattattattttgatgttcTTTTGAATGGACACACCTAAACTTCAGGTGACCAActgaatgaatattttcatcaCAACGTCACTGCTCAGATATTCCTGTTTGGCAAGTTTATCTGCTACTATTTATTGAGGCCAAACATCAAAACAACTGTGATTatacaataatattgttatttaaatgaaagtatttgagtaaattcaatttaattcaattcaattgatgtttatttatatagcgcttttaacaatatagattgtgtcaaagcagcttaacacagttctagtaaagtccagatttcagagttgaagttaagTTTTGTTCAgtccagtgtggtttaaatttcactgctgaaagtttaaacactgaagagcaaatccatctatgcgcagctccacaagtcccgaataATAAAATCAGTGACATTTTATGTTTCATGCAGATGTTGattatttgtaaacataattttaaatatttattaaatgtgatttttacttTCTATTTCATagtttaaaataacctttttgttaatttatgatttttaaaaacatagttcACGTGTACCTGAATGATTCTAAATCGTTATAAAAGTCACAGTAAAATGATGTCTGTTTTAAATTAGATTATTCAATTAGAAATGACGTGAATGCACAAAAATGCCAATAGACACTCTTTAAAACATCCTGGAGGAAAATATTCTATTAATGATCTGAGAATGTGCCAGAGCAGGTTTCTTAGTAATGCGTAAGTGACACGTATTTTCTAGAAGTTTgtgacaaaatcaacaaacaGCAACTCTAAGTACTGAGATGAGAAGTGTCTGTTAggttaaagagataattcacctttaaaaaataataataataatataataaaataaaaaaaataccataTAAATACAATCAACTGGTTCCAAGTTCAATTTTTTGAACTAGTTCCAGTTTCTatttgttgaacacagaagatttTTTAAGGAAAGACACTGACATCCATACTATAGGGAAAATTACTATAGAAGCTAAAGGTTTCCAAAATTCTTGGAAATATTTTCCTTTGAGTTCAACGAACGAGAGCACCTCAAACAGAcagaagatgagtaaatgatgacagaattcccATTTTTGATTGAAGTATCTCTTTAAACGCAAACAGTGCAATATTTCTTTCACTGAACTAATTTTAGGTTATTCAGATTTTATCAGTGATTTTTTTAGGTATTAAACCTCTGAGCAAGTATGTCAAGCATCCCAATGATTTGAAATGATTCACCTAATCCTAGCATCTTTCTTTGATGGATGACTAATTTCAGTTGCCTTCACCCCACTGATATCTAATACCTAGACCCCATTTCACACCAAACCAGGCCAGCTGAATTTTAAAACAGAGCAATATTCCTCAACAGGCTTcagtgtatataaaataaaaatgctcacCTGAGTGCAGACTGCTGGGCTCAGCTTGAAACAGAATCATCTGAGAGCTCAGAAACTGTGCATCCAGAGACAAGAGGCGAGGGGAGGGATCAGGGAACTGGCCTTTCCTGAATGTGTACCTGAAACCACACCTCTGCATCACACTTCCTGGATGA harbors:
- the muc15 gene encoding mucin-15, whose protein sequence is MKSLLAITLSLLLILQSFQQVSGAIPKEWERSNEAIEDNETQPSSLETTDQPMGGSMEDTISIEDTQPFPSSSENEDQPIDQFLSGGESQEQNSTQLDQNLDQSSNETEEGSSEGLVFTPPPSLIPFNSSTEMSNTTAESNETLNANTSAPNSTNITPKPENITTESNFEKSGSENLTTNSTTESPATTTEEVSIQNKTTESPTEAPTEVPENATTPVLDNKNIEANLTIDTRESSERGSSSDTVTEVSKNKNGQAWAVVLILGVIVGVIALGAFIFLNRKNRRDFSHSKLVEETSPDPVLRLDNSEPLDLKYDGFGYYNPGLQGDNIQMTNFPQGRSK